One Ignavibacteriales bacterium genomic window, CGTGAATTTTTTAAAGGAAATGGAGAAGAGTTCGATGTGGTTGTGATACTTCAGCCGAGCTCGCCATTTACAAGCCCTGAGGACATTGACGGCACAATAAGCCTGCTGTTAGATTCCGGAGCTGATTCGGCAGTAAGCGTGGTAAAGCTTGCACATGATATCAATCCTCTGAAAATGAAGATCATGGACGGTGATAAACTATTACCGTATTTAGAAGAAGAGAAAGGAAGAATGGAAGAGGGTAAGTTGCCGGAGATATACGTAAGGAACTGCTCAGTTTATGCATCGAAAAAAAGAGTCATAGACGCAGGCAGGATAATTGGGGATGACTGCAGAGGGTATATAATGCCGAGAGAGAGGTCGGTTGATATTAATGATGAGTTCGATTTTCTTCTCTCCGAATTTTTGAATTCCCGGAGAGTTTAGCATATGGAGCGTTGTGATATCTGTTACATAATCTCGCTAGGTTTTTCTGCAAGGATGATACTTCACACAAATCTGATCTGTGAGTTAAAGAATGCCGGTTTAAAGAATATTGCGCTGATACTTCCCGGAAAAGATGACGGAGCATTTAGAAAATATGAAGAGACGCTTGGGATAAAAGTATATTACGCCGATATAAAAAATACTTTCTGGTCAAATGAGTACCTTAATTTCAGAAAATATCTTTATGAAGACGTAAGGAACAATCCGGCCCTGATGGCGAAACATATCAAGAGTATCGAAGAATATCACGGATATAATCCATGGAGAAAAGTTAAACCCTACATTTACGCGGGAGTAAACTTCATAATGACTAAATTGAAATTTTTGAGAGGAATGTTTGAGTTTTTTGAAGGATTCATATTGAGTAATAAAAAACTAAAAAAACTTATAAAAGAGATAAACCCGCGGATAGTGGTCTCGACCTACCCGGTAAATTACCTGGAAGGCTCGGGCATCAGGGTTTCACAAAAAGCCGGTATCGCCACGGTAACTCAGCTGTTGAGTTGGGACAATATTACATGCAAGGGAAGATTTCCTGCAATACCTGATTATTTTATATCTTGGGGAGATATAATGTCGGAAGAGCTGAAAGAATATTATAATGCTGACAGCTCCAATATCTTTACTACGGGAGTCCCGCATTTTGATAAGAGCAGGGAGCTTGTCAATCCGGAGAAAAGGAAAAAGTATATTACATCACTTGGTTTAGATCCAAAGAAGCCGTATTTATTTTTTGGAATGAGCTCACCGTATTTTTCGCCTAGAGAAATAGATGTTGTCGAGAGACTCTCAGACCTGGTTAGCAGAGATATTTTTGGAGAGGATATGCAATTGATAATCAGACCCCATCCCCAAAACGTGCAGGGAGAGATGTCGGATGAATCATGGCTTCCAAGACTGGAAAAGATTAAAAGTTCAAGAGTTGGTATTGATTATCCGATCATCGAGAAGAGTAACCTGCCGTGGAACATGAATGAGGAAGATCTTGAGAAACTGGCAAACTTGATATCGGGCTGTACTATTTTATTGAATTCCGGTTCAACGATCTCGATAGAGGGGTTAATACATGAAAAGCCGGTGATACTGACCTTGTTCGATGGAGATGCCAATATAAGG contains:
- a CDS encoding acylneuraminate cytidylyltransferase family protein; the encoded protein is MTKILGIIPARGGSKRLPGKNTRLLGGKPLIARTIDSALASKKLDRVAVSSDSEDVLAFAKDHDNENLFFLKRPEEISRDDSPAIEYVNHVREFFKGNGEEFDVVVILQPSSPFTSPEDIDGTISLLLDSGADSAVSVVKLAHDINPLKMKIMDGDKLLPYLEEEKGRMEEGKLPEIYVRNCSVYASKKRVIDAGRIIGDDCRGYIMPRERSVDINDEFDFLLSEFLNSRRV
- a CDS encoding CDP-glycerol glycerophosphotransferase family protein, with translation MERCDICYIISLGFSARMILHTNLICELKNAGLKNIALILPGKDDGAFRKYEETLGIKVYYADIKNTFWSNEYLNFRKYLYEDVRNNPALMAKHIKSIEEYHGYNPWRKVKPYIYAGVNFIMTKLKFLRGMFEFFEGFILSNKKLKKLIKEINPRIVVSTYPVNYLEGSGIRVSQKAGIATVTQLLSWDNITCKGRFPAIPDYFISWGDIMSEELKEYYNADSSNIFTTGVPHFDKSRELVNPEKRKKYITSLGLDPKKPYLFFGMSSPYFSPREIDVVERLSDLVSRDIFGEDMQLIIRPHPQNVQGEMSDESWLPRLEKIKSSRVGIDYPIIEKSNLPWNMNEEDLEKLANLISGCTILLNSGSTISIEGLIHEKPVILTLFDGDANIRDHNSVRRLRNYNHMRKIINTRGLKVVYHYEELKKAIIKYLEHPETNKKERETALEKECGKIDGKSTYRIAMAFKQISETAGS